A DNA window from Melanotaenia boesemani isolate fMelBoe1 chromosome 6, fMelBoe1.pri, whole genome shotgun sequence contains the following coding sequences:
- the rxrbb gene encoding retinoic acid receptor RXR-beta-B isoform X1, producing the protein MSSQQPNSSASNSPTNILGSPFSVISPSLNSPVVSPSLGFGPISSSQISSSAPISGMHSVSSSEDIKPPFGLRPMPAHSPGIMLSQKRMCVICGDRSSGKHYGVYSCEGCKGFFKRTVRKDLSYTCRDNKECLVDKRQRNRCQYCRYQKCLAMGMKREVIKHVKGINEDGKDEGWMTVQEERQRNREREGELEFSGGANDEMPVEKILEAEMAVEQKTELHSDGGSAGNSPHDTVSNICQTADKQLFALVEWAKRIPHFSELPLDDQVILLRAGWNELLIASFSHRSIPLKDGVLLASELQRDSAHSAGVGAIFDRESVQSVEVGAIFDRVLTELVNKMRDMQMDKTELGCLRAIVLFNPDAKGLSNTGEVELLREKVYASLEAYCKQKYPEQQGRFAKLLLRLPALRSIGLKCLEHLFFFKLIGDTPIDTFLMEMLEAPHQLS; encoded by the exons ATGTCCTCACAGCAACCTAACAGCTCAGCCTCCAACAGCCCCACCAACATCTTAGGTTCTCCTTTTTCAGTGATCAGTCCTTCGCTTAACTCCCCTGTGGTTTCACCCTCTCTTGGATTTGGACCCATCAGCAGCAGTCAG ATCTCTTCTTCAGCCCCCATATCAGGGATGCATTCAGTGAGCAGCTCAGAAGATATCAAGCCTCCATTTGGCCTGAGGCCTATGCCAGCTCACAGCCCAGGAATAATGCTGTCTCAGAAACGAATGTGCGTGATCTGTGGTGACCGCTCCTCTG GCAAACATTACGGAGTGTACAGCTGCGAGGGTTGCAAAGGTTTCTTCAAGCGAACTGTACGCAAAGACCTGAGCTACACCTGCAGGGACAACAAAGAGTGCCTGGTTGACAAACGCCAGCGCAATCGCTGCCAGTACTGTCGCTACCAGAAGTGCCTGGCCATGGGTATGAAGAGAGAAG TGATCAAACATGTAAAGGGGATAAAcgaagatggaaaagatgagggATGGATGA CTGTGCAGGAGGAGCGTCAGAGGAACCGAGAGCGTGAAGGAGAACTGGAGTTCAGTGGCGGAGCGAATGATGAGATGCCTGTGGAGAAGATCTTAGAGGCAGAGATGGCTGTTGAGCAGAAAACTGAGCTTCACTCCGATGGAGGCTCTGCAGGAAACTCT CCCCATGATACAGTTTCCAACATCTGCCAGACTGCAGACAAACAACTGTTTGCTTTGGTGGAGTGGGCAAAGAGAATCCCTCATTTCTCTGAACTGCCCCTTGATGATCAGGTCATCCTTCTGCGTgcag GGTGGAATGAGCTGCTGATTGCTTCGTTCTCCCATCGCTCCATTCCCTTGAAGGATGGAGTTCTTCTGGCATCTGAGCTGCAGCGTGACAGTGCACACAGCGCAGGAGTTGGAGCCATTTTTGATCG GGAGAGCGTGCAGAGTGTAGAAGTTGGCGCCATATTTGACAG GGTTCTGACAGAGCTTGTCAATAAAATGAGAGATATGCAGATGGACAAAACAGAGCTGGGCTGCCTCCGTGCTATCGTTCTGTTCAACCCAG ATGCTAAAGGGCTGTCCAACACAGGTGAGGTGGAACTCCTCAGAGAAAAAGTCTATGCATCATTGGAAGCTTACTGCAAACAGAAGtatccagagcagcagggaAG GTTTGCCAAGCTCCTCCTTCGACTGCCAGCACTGCGATCCATTGGCTTGAAGTGCTTGgagcatctcttcttcttcaAGCTGATCGGTGACACGCCTATTGACACTTTCCTCATGGAAATGCTTGAAGCTCCCCATCAGTTGTCTTAG
- the rxrbb gene encoding retinoic acid receptor RXR-beta-B isoform X2: MSSQQPNSSASNSPTNILGSPFSVISPSLNSPVVSPSLGFGPISSSQISSSAPISGMHSVSSSEDIKPPFGLRPMPAHSPGIMLSQKRMCVICGDRSSGKHYGVYSCEGCKGFFKRTVRKDLSYTCRDNKECLVDKRQRNRCQYCRYQKCLAMGMKREAVQEERQRNREREGELEFSGGANDEMPVEKILEAEMAVEQKTELHSDGGSAGNSPHDTVSNICQTADKQLFALVEWAKRIPHFSELPLDDQVILLRAGWNELLIASFSHRSIPLKDGVLLASELQRDSAHSAGVGAIFDRESVQSVEVGAIFDRVLTELVNKMRDMQMDKTELGCLRAIVLFNPDAKGLSNTGEVELLREKVYASLEAYCKQKYPEQQGRFAKLLLRLPALRSIGLKCLEHLFFFKLIGDTPIDTFLMEMLEAPHQLS; encoded by the exons ATGTCCTCACAGCAACCTAACAGCTCAGCCTCCAACAGCCCCACCAACATCTTAGGTTCTCCTTTTTCAGTGATCAGTCCTTCGCTTAACTCCCCTGTGGTTTCACCCTCTCTTGGATTTGGACCCATCAGCAGCAGTCAG ATCTCTTCTTCAGCCCCCATATCAGGGATGCATTCAGTGAGCAGCTCAGAAGATATCAAGCCTCCATTTGGCCTGAGGCCTATGCCAGCTCACAGCCCAGGAATAATGCTGTCTCAGAAACGAATGTGCGTGATCTGTGGTGACCGCTCCTCTG GCAAACATTACGGAGTGTACAGCTGCGAGGGTTGCAAAGGTTTCTTCAAGCGAACTGTACGCAAAGACCTGAGCTACACCTGCAGGGACAACAAAGAGTGCCTGGTTGACAAACGCCAGCGCAATCGCTGCCAGTACTGTCGCTACCAGAAGTGCCTGGCCATGGGTATGAAGAGAGAAG CTGTGCAGGAGGAGCGTCAGAGGAACCGAGAGCGTGAAGGAGAACTGGAGTTCAGTGGCGGAGCGAATGATGAGATGCCTGTGGAGAAGATCTTAGAGGCAGAGATGGCTGTTGAGCAGAAAACTGAGCTTCACTCCGATGGAGGCTCTGCAGGAAACTCT CCCCATGATACAGTTTCCAACATCTGCCAGACTGCAGACAAACAACTGTTTGCTTTGGTGGAGTGGGCAAAGAGAATCCCTCATTTCTCTGAACTGCCCCTTGATGATCAGGTCATCCTTCTGCGTgcag GGTGGAATGAGCTGCTGATTGCTTCGTTCTCCCATCGCTCCATTCCCTTGAAGGATGGAGTTCTTCTGGCATCTGAGCTGCAGCGTGACAGTGCACACAGCGCAGGAGTTGGAGCCATTTTTGATCG GGAGAGCGTGCAGAGTGTAGAAGTTGGCGCCATATTTGACAG GGTTCTGACAGAGCTTGTCAATAAAATGAGAGATATGCAGATGGACAAAACAGAGCTGGGCTGCCTCCGTGCTATCGTTCTGTTCAACCCAG ATGCTAAAGGGCTGTCCAACACAGGTGAGGTGGAACTCCTCAGAGAAAAAGTCTATGCATCATTGGAAGCTTACTGCAAACAGAAGtatccagagcagcagggaAG GTTTGCCAAGCTCCTCCTTCGACTGCCAGCACTGCGATCCATTGGCTTGAAGTGCTTGgagcatctcttcttcttcaAGCTGATCGGTGACACGCCTATTGACACTTTCCTCATGGAAATGCTTGAAGCTCCCCATCAGTTGTCTTAG
- the LOC121641422 gene encoding uncharacterized protein LOC121641422 translates to MWHWSLSESWRDAQSHCKGSSSDLVSIHNQNTEMSTMTAAQLLPTSSDSTPTATVNSQSFNQENLVLIQENMRWIEAMSYSREHHIDLIHITTKDIQDLVIEKVKNATSSHVWLGLRYTCSFQCWFWIESTFSCHQKWVPGHGPDEVYDCGVSGAIEATGRQQWAGLPEKEELNFICYASAG, encoded by the exons ATGTGGCATTGGTCTTTGTCAGAATCCTGGAGGGATGCTCAGAGTCACTGCAAGGGCTCATCATCTGATCTAGTGAGCATACA CaatcaaaatacagaaatgtcaACTATGACAGCAGCACAACTTCTCCCAACATCTTCAGACTCAACTCCAACAGCCACTGTCAACAGCCAGAGTTTCAATCAGG AAAACCTGGTACTTATCCAGGAAAACATGAGGTGGATTGAAGCCATGAGTTACAGCAGGGAGCACCATATCGACCTTATCCACATTACCACCAAAGACATTCAAGACTTGGTGATTGAAAAGGTGAAGAATGCCACATCATCCCATGTTTGGTTGGGCCTGCGTTACACCTGTAGTTTTCAGTGTTGGTTCTGGATCGAGTCGACTTTCAGCTGCCACCAGAAGTGGGTGCCAGGACACGGTCCTGATGAAGTTTATGACTGTGGTGTTAGTGGTGCCATTGAGGCCACTGGGAGGCAGCAGTGGGCTGGCTTGCCTGAGAAGGAGGAGCTGAATTTTATCTGCTATGCTTCTGCTGGATGA